From the genome of Kryptolebias marmoratus isolate JLee-2015 linkage group LG19, ASM164957v2, whole genome shotgun sequence, one region includes:
- the pex3 gene encoding peroxisomal biogenesis factor 3, with protein sequence MFSSVWNFIKRHKKKFIFTGAVVGGAYLLGKYAQKKIKEVQEKEATEYIAQARRQFHFESNQRTCNMTVLSMLPSLREAVVAQLNSESLTALLKTKPANKLEIWEDLKIISFTRTIVAVYSTCMLVVLLRVQLNIIGGYLYLDNSVGKSVMSPLAPPDVQQQYLSSIQHLLGDGLTELITVVKKAVQNSLGGVSLKQSLSLLELEQQLSWIRAEVEADSDRSLSWYLLADDENALADQACGLTENDVMTIRLLNETRDMLDSPDFTTVLNICLNRGFSRLLDNLAEFFRSPPGDSAPSAAPDSLSVVSLPLAKIVPIINGQINTICSETPSHFVQDLLLNDRVKEFAANVYEAFSTPQELQK encoded by the exons atgttttcGTCTGTATGGAATTTTATCAAACGTCataaaaagaagtttattttCACCGGAGCTGTGGTTGGAG GAGCGTACCTTTTGGGTAAATATGCTCAGAAGAAGATCAAGGAGGTCCAGGAGAAGGAGGCGACGGAGTACATCGCTCAGGCGAGACGACAGTTCCACTTTGAGAGCAACCAGAGGACCTGCAACATGACCG TGCTGTCGATGCTGCCGTCGCTCCGAGAGGCCGTCGTCGCTCAGCTGAACTCCGAGAGCCTCACAGCTCTGCTGAAAACCAA ACCAGCTAATAAACTGGAGATCTGGGAGGATTTAAAGATCATCA GCTTTACCCGCACCATCGTCGCCGTCTACAGCACCTGCATGCTGGTTGTTCTTCTCCGAGTTCAGCTCAACATCATCGGAGGATATCTTTATCTGGATAACTCTGTAGGAAAGAGCGTAATG AGTCCTCTGGCTCCTCCGGACGTCCAGCAGCAGTATCTGTCCAGCATCCAGCATCTGCTGGGAGACG GTTTAACAGAGCTGATAACAGTCGTGAAGAAGGCCGTGCAGAACTCTCTGGGGGG cGTTTCTCTGAAGCAGAGTCTGTCTctgctggagctggagcagcagctgagctgGATCAGAGCCGAGGTGGAGGCCGACTCGGACCGGTCCCTGTCCTGGTACCTGCTGGCGGACGACGAGAACGCTCTTGCCGATCAG GCGTGTGGATTAACAGAAAACGACGTTATGACCATCAGATTACTGAATGAGACCAGAGACATGTTGGACAG TCCGGACTTCACCACCGTTCTCAACATCTGTCTGAACCGAGGTTTCTCTCGTCTCCTTGACAACCTGGCCGAGTTCTTCCGCTCGCCTCCTGGAGACTCCGCCCCCAGCGCCGCTCCTGACAG cctgTCTGTGGTGAGTTTGCCGCTGGCGAAGATCGTCCCCATCATCAACGGTCAGATCAACACCATCTGCAGCGAGACGCCCAGCCACTTCGTTCAG GACCTGCTGTTGAACGATCGGGTGAAGGAGTTTGCGGCCAACGTTTACGAGGCTTTCAGCACGcctcaggagctgcagaaatga